The genomic interval GTCCGATCTCGGCAATAGTTTTCAATAGATCGACGTGAATTACCTCCATCAAGTCCGATGGAAGGCCATTTTACCCATTGAAATGGCATCAGTAGGCCGTGGGGCGGACGGCAAATAGGGGGAGTTTGCTCTTTATTGCTTGGAAAAAATCAAGAAATCAGATATATATCGAAATAGTGAGGTAAGTGGGATGAGTAAACGATATATGCTGATTACGCCGGAAAACGGAATAGACATTCTCAAAAGTCTGGCCGCTCCTGCGCGACTGTCCATTCTTACTCTGCTCAACAAGCAGGGGCCGATGAATGTTAATGACATAGCCGATGTGCTTGGGCTGCCCCAATCGTCCACTTCTACTCACGTTAATTCCCTTGAAAAAGCAGGCCTCATCGAGACCGAGAGCCAGAAGGCCAAAAAGGGGAGCCAGAAAATCTGTCGCACCGCCTATGATGAGGTGGTGCTCTCCTTCAAGGAGCCCAAACAGACCGATCAGGATCTGATCGAGGTGGCTATGCCGGTCGGGCTCTATTCCGGCTGCAATACGACGGCTCCCTGTGGTCTTTGCTCCAGCGAGGGCATCATTGGCTTCCTTGATAGCCCTGATACCTTTCATTCGCCAGAACGTATGAAAGCTGGTTTGCTATGGTTTACAAAGGGATATGTCAGATATCAGTTCCCCAACAATGCTCGCATTGCCGGCAAGGAGATCAAGGAGCTGGAACTGGTTCTTGAGCTCTCCTCTGAAGTGCCGGGGACATCGGATGACTGGCCGTCGGATATCAATATATCCATTAATGACAAGCTGATAGCTGTTTGGACCGCGCCGGGAGACTATGGAGACCAGCGCGGCAAATATACGCCTGACTGGTGGAAACTGGCGGGCTCTCAATATGGTCATTTGAAAAGTTTTCGCGTCACGGCTGACGGCACCTATGTCGATGGCATGCGCGTCTCCGACATCACATTGGCGGATCTGGAGCTTGATGATCATCGTTCGATCCGGGTGCGGATTGCTGTGCCGGACGAAGCCAAAAATCCGGGGGGACTCAATATTTTTGGCCGCGGCTTTGGCAATTATGATCAGGATATTGTGCTTAGACTAAGGACGTGATCGGGTTTGGTGTAGGAAATGTAAATCCGAATTTCCGATAAAGATAGCGCAAGATCAAGGCGATAGCCCAAACTGGCTTGTTATAGCCCTCAAATTATAAATCATATCAGAAATTTGGGTTTTAATTCTCTCCCCAACAACCTATTGACGGTAAGTTACCCCTTCTGTTAGCATCATAAATGCTGAACAATATCATAAAATATGATATAAATGGGAGGAGCCAGCATGCGTGCATCAGTCACTGCGCACAAAGAATTTACCGTCGCCAAAATTGATCCTCGCTTGTATGGCTCGTTTGTCGAGCATCTCGGCCGTGCTGTTTACAGCGGCATTTATGAGCCCGGCCACGCCCGTGCTGATGAACAGGGCTTCCGACAGGATGTGCTGGATCTGGTGAAAGAACTGGATGTGCCTGTCGTGCGCTATCCCGGTGGCAATTTCGTTTCAGCCTATAATTGGGAAGATGGCATCGGCCCCAAGGAAGAGCGCCCCGTAAGGCTCGATCTGGCCTGGCACACCGCCGAGAGCAATCAAGTCGGCATTCATGAATTTGCCGATTGGGCTGCCAAGGCTGAAACCGAGATGATGCTTGCGGTCAATCTGGGTTCTCGTGGTCTGGATGAAGCCCGGGCCTTCCTTGAATATGTGAACCATCCCGGTGGGTCCTACTGGTCAGACCTGCGGCGCCAGAATGGCCGAGAAGAACCTTGGGGCGTCAAGCTCTGGTGCCTTGGCAACGAAATGGACGGCCCATGGCAGATCGGCCAGAAAACCGCCGCCGAATATGGCCGCACCGCGTTTGAAACCGCCAAGGCCATGCGCGCATTCGACAAGGATATCGAGCTGGTCGTTTGCGGCTCTTCCACGCCCAACATGCCCACCTATCCCGAATGGGAATATACCGTGCTCGATTACACCTATGACAGCGTCGACTATATCTCGCTGCATATGTATTTCGAAAATCACGAGCAGAATACCAAGAATTTCCTCGCCCGCTCTATGGAGCTGGAAACCTATATCGAGACGATTTCGAGCGTTATCAAAACCATCAAGGCCAAGAAACGCTCCAAGAAGGACGTCTATATCTCCTTTGATGAGTGGAATGTCTGGTATCATTCCGCAGAGCAGGACAAGCCGGTTCTTGAAGGCAAACATGGCTGGCCGCATGCCCCGGCGCTGTTGGAAGACATCTATGACTTTGCCGACGTTCTCGTCGTCGGCTGCATTCTCAACACCTTCATTCGCCGCTCGGATGTGGTCAAGGTCGGGTGCCTAGCCCAGTTGGTCAATGTGATCGCCCCGATCATGACCGTTGAAGATGGCCCGGCGTGGCGCCAAACCACCTTCTATCCTTATCTCTATGCCTCCAAATATGGTCGTGGCACTGCGCTGGATCTGGCGGTCGACGTGGAAGGGTATGAAACGGACTTTGCCAAGAATGTGCCGTATCTGGATGTGGCTGGCGTTCTGACAGAGGCCGATGGCGGCCTCAGCTTCTTCCTTGTCAACCGTCATGAAAGCGAAGCACTCGATGTGGAACTATCTCTTGAAGGCTTCGTCCATTCGTCTGTGACCATGGATAAGGTGATTGGGGGGTATGCGCTGGA from uncultured Cohaesibacter sp. carries:
- a CDS encoding metalloregulator ArsR/SmtB family transcription factor, translated to MSKRYMLITPENGIDILKSLAAPARLSILTLLNKQGPMNVNDIADVLGLPQSSTSTHVNSLEKAGLIETESQKAKKGSQKICRTAYDEVVLSFKEPKQTDQDLIEVAMPVGLYSGCNTTAPCGLCSSEGIIGFLDSPDTFHSPERMKAGLLWFTKGYVRYQFPNNARIAGKEIKELELVLELSSEVPGTSDDWPSDINISINDKLIAVWTAPGDYGDQRGKYTPDWWKLAGSQYGHLKSFRVTADGTYVDGMRVSDITLADLELDDHRSIRVRIAVPDEAKNPGGLNIFGRGFGNYDQDIVLRLRT
- a CDS encoding alpha-N-arabinofuranosidase; protein product: MRASVTAHKEFTVAKIDPRLYGSFVEHLGRAVYSGIYEPGHARADEQGFRQDVLDLVKELDVPVVRYPGGNFVSAYNWEDGIGPKEERPVRLDLAWHTAESNQVGIHEFADWAAKAETEMMLAVNLGSRGLDEARAFLEYVNHPGGSYWSDLRRQNGREEPWGVKLWCLGNEMDGPWQIGQKTAAEYGRTAFETAKAMRAFDKDIELVVCGSSTPNMPTYPEWEYTVLDYTYDSVDYISLHMYFENHEQNTKNFLARSMELETYIETISSVIKTIKAKKRSKKDVYISFDEWNVWYHSAEQDKPVLEGKHGWPHAPALLEDIYDFADVLVVGCILNTFIRRSDVVKVGCLAQLVNVIAPIMTVEDGPAWRQTTFYPYLYASKYGRGTALDLAVDVEGYETDFAKNVPYLDVAGVLTEADGGLSFFLVNRHESEALDVELSLEGFVHSSVTMDKVIGGYALDKTNGPNEEPVAPVDGEGTSIADGKLSVKLAPLSYRMIRLK